Proteins encoded together in one Monomorium pharaonis isolate MP-MQ-018 chromosome 8, ASM1337386v2, whole genome shotgun sequence window:
- the LOC105829458 gene encoding uncharacterized protein LOC105829458 isoform X1, protein MQSRNSSRMKDFFFTFHKSMTVQHSLSRFSLSISVFAARLRRCLHASRTFSADVPATLLTVLFLFSESLVCDTLDLSGQGLKKLSRCPSDADINTLIIDDNELQRLDNLDSYHKITKLSIIRNQLLRMYGVSKLHNLVTLNLANNGILTIEGIKDMINLQTLCLAGNNIKSIEHLHTNTKLEHLDLSENSISHISDISYLRNLKELFLHNNRIITLRQCERYLPTSLETLTLANNNITDLNEMSHLANLKNVVNFSIANNPCVTMTGNSIGFDYRPFVINWCMSLKSIDGYAVDPLESLKAEWLYSQGRGRQFRVGEHALLAQYLASVCPLSGESLENETDRKLRLILSKAQHHQQQLNQQSDTGSLSSVTMSPSPAARRRLSHNRTNSPRRPMPMLTYYEDKYLQSQKFYEAKYCVCHIPCKASSRNSMKMKSPDRMVSSCHTDAMVSSCHGLLSGDHETLMTQSLDPNMLSGTLSNKTSNNSLQDMEETVSSPLQAATKLLPVPESLMSPDFRPPSGLSRILLKTPTSSKLSSPCQITIPSKPSMDGDGKTIPIINTANPMIKTNLSGVKANALVKSSSATNCSVMKPAIAKPIMPHANSKSPHSVKINNYVQSRTLPVKKSTKSPNLARNIQRPKSASEKLKSNLNKDEKDGDAGIQSSDEDSEVCQAKLDSIRNRAIQRRQEDSNKDQDQTEKAAICIQRIWRGYHTRNLNRKATSILKTIDMMRTNKYIQKLSTDMEATRTALESEHKLQLLQMQAINALWKKVVSLQPGGNRENTFSDTDNTLQPNADVVSNLAQTCNLLHTQVQQLQDSMTEIKRCMSGMKPKPALVDNGVATQTEISAVHTPAGEENTFPYGRASRPQSLPIHQTIHEGNENKSFASNLVDSVLKKVSQSTDTTDDEVNTDILNSNENPEMLNSNENPEVFKHCEIIESDLKQAVENETTKDYKNMIEKATMDSDVCEEALCKELHNLIETENGADAYKNCINSAVNGDDKEIC, encoded by the exons ATGCAATCACGAAATTCATCACGgatgaaagattttttttttacgtttcacAAGTCTATGACTGTTCAACATTCGCTCTCACGTTTCTCCTTGTCGATCTCTGTCTTTGCCGCTCGTCTTCGCCGCTGTTTACATGCATCGCGAACGTTTTCTGCAGATGTACCTGCGACGTTGCTGACggttcttttcttattttcagaATCTCTGGTGTGCGACACGCTCGACCTGAGCGGCCAGGGGCTCAAGAAGCTCAGCCGGTGTCCTTCAGATGCTGATATTAACACGTTGATCATAGACGACAATGAGTTGCAACGGCTTGATAATCTGGATTCCTATCACAAAATTACAAAG CTTTCGATAATCAGAAACCAACTCCTACGGATGTATGGCGTGTCAAAGTTGCATAATCTCGTTACCCTCAATTTGGCAAACAATGGTATACTCACGATAGAAGGTATCAAGGACATGATCAATTTGCAGACTCTCTGTTTAGCTGGTAACAATATCAAG tcTATTGAACATCTACACACAAATACCAAATTGGAACACCTAGATTTGTCTGAAAATAGTATCAGCCATATCTCAGATATATCTTATCTGAGAAATTTAAAG gAACTTTTTTTGCATAACAATCGCATAATAACACTGCGCCAGTGTGAGCGTTATCTACCTACATCCTTGGAAACGTTAACATTAgcaaataacaatattactgATTTGAATGAAATGTCACACCTAGCTAATCTGAAAAATGTAGTGAATTTCTCGATTGCTAACAATCCATGTGTCACTATGACAGGTAACAGTAT TGGATTTGACTATCGGccttttgttattaattggTGTATGAGCTTAAAGTCAATCGATGGTTATGCGGTCGATCCTCTTGAAAG CTTGAAAGCAGAGTGGCTATATTCTCAGGGACGAGGTAGACAATTCCGCGTTGGTGAGCATGCCTTACTCGCTCAATATCTTGCGTCCGTCTGCCCGCTCTCAGGCGAGTCCCTAGAGAACGAGACGGACCGGAAACTTAGACTTATATTGAGCAAAGCTCAACATCACCAACAACAATTGAATCAGCAGAGCGATACTGGAAGCTTGAGTAGCGTCACAATGAGTCCTTCCCCAGCCGCTAGACGTAGACTTAGCCATAACAGGACAAATTCTCCCAGACGACCTA TGCCAATGTTGACATACTATGAAGATAAATACTTACAATCACAGAAATTTTATGAAGCAAAATACTGTGTCTGCCATATTCCTTGCAAAG CTTCTTCAAGAAATTCCATGAAAATGAAATCACCAGATCGAATGGTATCTAGCTGTCATACTGATGCTATGGTTTCTTCATGTCATGGTTTATTGAGCGGCGATCACGAGACTCTGATGACTCAAAGCTTAGATCCTAATATGCTCTCTGGTACATTAAGCAACAAGACGTCCAACAATAGTTTACAGGACATGGAGG AGACAGTTTCGAGTCCTCTGCAAGCAGCTACAAAATTACTACCAGTACCAGAATCTCTGATGAGTCCAGATTTCCGTCCACCGTCTGGTCTTTCGCGGATTTTACTGAAAACGCCCACGTCAAGTAAATTAAGCTCTCCCTGTCAAATCACAATACCTAGTAAGCCATCCATGGACGGCGACGGAAAGACGATTCCAATCATAAACACTGCAAATCCAAtgataaaaacaaatctaAGTGGTGTAAAAGCGAACGCGCTCGTAAAAAGTAGCTCCGCGACAAATTGCAGTGTCATGAAACCGGCTATAGCGAAACCGATCATGCCACATGCTAACAGTAAGAGTCCGCACAGTGTGAAGATTAACAATTACGTTCAGAGCAGGACCTTGCCCGTGAAAAAAAGCACGAAAAGTCCCAATTTAGCTAGGAACATACAGCGACCAAAAAGTGCAAGTGAAAAACTCAAGAGCAATTTGAATAAGGATGAGAAAGATGGTGACGCTGGAATTCAGAGCAGTGACGAAGACAGTGAGGTGTGTCAAGCGAAATTGGATAGCATTCGAAATAGAGCTATTCAGAGAAGACAAGAAGATAGTAACAAAG atcaaGATCAAACGGAGAAGGCTGCTATTTGTATTCAAAGAATATGGCGAGGCTATCATACGAGGAATCTTAATAGAAAAGCCActagtatattaaaaacgaTCGACATGATGAGAACGAATAAATACattca aaaactGTCGACAGACATGGAAGCCACGAGAACCGCTCTCGAAAGTGAACATAAATTACAGTTATTGCAGATGCAGGCAATCAATGCACTGTGGAAAAAAGTAGTCAGTCTGCAACCAGGCGGCAATCGAGAAAACACCTTCAGCGATACGGACAATACTTTGCAGCCGAACGCGGATGTAGTCAGTAATCTTGCGCAAACGTGTAATCTGCTCCATACTCAG GTCCAACAGCTGCAAGATTCGATGACCGAGATAAAGCGTTGCATGTCAGGTATGAAGCCGAAGCCTGCTCTCGTCGACAACGGCGTCGCCACTCAAACGGAGATATCTGCCGTGCATACACCGGCGGGCGAGGAAAATACATTCCCTTATGGACGTGCTAGTAGGCCGCAAAGTTTGCCGATACATCAAACGATACACGAAGGAAACGAGAATAAGAGTTTTGCATCGAATTTAGTGGACAGCGTACTGAAGAAGGTGTCACAATCCACCGACACGACGGATGACGAAGTCAATACAGATATCTTGAATTCAAATGAAAATCCCGAAATGTTAAACTCGAACGAGAATCCTGAAGTGTTTAAGCATTGTGAGATAATTGAATCTGATTTAAAGCAGGCGGTTGAAAACGAGACAACGAAAGACTACAAAAATATGATCGAGAAAGCGACAATGGACAGCGACGTATGCGAAGAAGCGTTGTGTAAGGAGTTGCACAATTTGATCGAAACAGAAAATGGAGCGGATGCTTATAAGAACTGCATAAATAGCGCGGTTAACGGAGACGACAAGGAAATCTGCTAG
- the LOC105829458 gene encoding uncharacterized protein LOC105829458 isoform X5 translates to MYGVSKLHNLVTLNLANNGILTIEGIKDMINLQTLCLAGNNIKSIEHLHTNTKLEHLDLSENSISHISDISYLRNLKELFLHNNRIITLRQCERYLPTSLETLTLANNNITDLNEMSHLANLKNVVNFSIANNPCVTMTGNSIGFDYRPFVINWCMSLKSIDGYAVDPLESLKAEWLYSQGRGRQFRVGEHALLAQYLASVCPLSGESLENETDRKLRLILSKAQHHQQQLNQQSDTGSLSSVTMSPSPAARRRLSHNRTNSPRRPMPMLTYYEDKYLQSQKFYEAKYCVCHIPCKASSRNSMKMKSPDRMVSSCHTDAMVSSCHGLLSGDHETLMTQSLDPNMLSGTLSNKTSNNSLQDMEETVSSPLQAATKLLPVPESLMSPDFRPPSGLSRILLKTPTSSKLSSPCQITIPSKPSMDGDGKTIPIINTANPMIKTNLSGVKANALVKSSSATNCSVMKPAIAKPIMPHANSKSPHSVKINNYVQSRTLPVKKSTKSPNLARNIQRPKSASEKLKSNLNKDEKDGDAGIQSSDEDSEVCQAKLDSIRNRAIQRRQEDSNKDQDQTEKAAICIQRIWRGYHTRNLNRKATSILKTIDMMRTNKYIQKLSTDMEATRTALESEHKLQLLQMQAINALWKKVVSLQPGGNRENTFSDTDNTLQPNADVVSNLAQTCNLLHTQVQQLQDSMTEIKRCMSGMKPKPALVDNGVATQTEISAVHTPAGEENTFPYGRASRPQSLPIHQTIHEGNENKSFASNLVDSVLKKVSQSTDTTDDEVNTDILNSNENPEMLNSNENPEVFKHCEIIESDLKQAVENETTKDYKNMIEKATMDSDVCEEALCKELHNLIETENGADAYKNCINSAVNGDDKEIC, encoded by the exons ATGTATGGCGTGTCAAAGTTGCATAATCTCGTTACCCTCAATTTGGCAAACAATGGTATACTCACGATAGAAGGTATCAAGGACATGATCAATTTGCAGACTCTCTGTTTAGCTGGTAACAATATCAAG tcTATTGAACATCTACACACAAATACCAAATTGGAACACCTAGATTTGTCTGAAAATAGTATCAGCCATATCTCAGATATATCTTATCTGAGAAATTTAAAG gAACTTTTTTTGCATAACAATCGCATAATAACACTGCGCCAGTGTGAGCGTTATCTACCTACATCCTTGGAAACGTTAACATTAgcaaataacaatattactgATTTGAATGAAATGTCACACCTAGCTAATCTGAAAAATGTAGTGAATTTCTCGATTGCTAACAATCCATGTGTCACTATGACAGGTAACAGTAT TGGATTTGACTATCGGccttttgttattaattggTGTATGAGCTTAAAGTCAATCGATGGTTATGCGGTCGATCCTCTTGAAAG CTTGAAAGCAGAGTGGCTATATTCTCAGGGACGAGGTAGACAATTCCGCGTTGGTGAGCATGCCTTACTCGCTCAATATCTTGCGTCCGTCTGCCCGCTCTCAGGCGAGTCCCTAGAGAACGAGACGGACCGGAAACTTAGACTTATATTGAGCAAAGCTCAACATCACCAACAACAATTGAATCAGCAGAGCGATACTGGAAGCTTGAGTAGCGTCACAATGAGTCCTTCCCCAGCCGCTAGACGTAGACTTAGCCATAACAGGACAAATTCTCCCAGACGACCTA TGCCAATGTTGACATACTATGAAGATAAATACTTACAATCACAGAAATTTTATGAAGCAAAATACTGTGTCTGCCATATTCCTTGCAAAG CTTCTTCAAGAAATTCCATGAAAATGAAATCACCAGATCGAATGGTATCTAGCTGTCATACTGATGCTATGGTTTCTTCATGTCATGGTTTATTGAGCGGCGATCACGAGACTCTGATGACTCAAAGCTTAGATCCTAATATGCTCTCTGGTACATTAAGCAACAAGACGTCCAACAATAGTTTACAGGACATGGAGG AGACAGTTTCGAGTCCTCTGCAAGCAGCTACAAAATTACTACCAGTACCAGAATCTCTGATGAGTCCAGATTTCCGTCCACCGTCTGGTCTTTCGCGGATTTTACTGAAAACGCCCACGTCAAGTAAATTAAGCTCTCCCTGTCAAATCACAATACCTAGTAAGCCATCCATGGACGGCGACGGAAAGACGATTCCAATCATAAACACTGCAAATCCAAtgataaaaacaaatctaAGTGGTGTAAAAGCGAACGCGCTCGTAAAAAGTAGCTCCGCGACAAATTGCAGTGTCATGAAACCGGCTATAGCGAAACCGATCATGCCACATGCTAACAGTAAGAGTCCGCACAGTGTGAAGATTAACAATTACGTTCAGAGCAGGACCTTGCCCGTGAAAAAAAGCACGAAAAGTCCCAATTTAGCTAGGAACATACAGCGACCAAAAAGTGCAAGTGAAAAACTCAAGAGCAATTTGAATAAGGATGAGAAAGATGGTGACGCTGGAATTCAGAGCAGTGACGAAGACAGTGAGGTGTGTCAAGCGAAATTGGATAGCATTCGAAATAGAGCTATTCAGAGAAGACAAGAAGATAGTAACAAAG atcaaGATCAAACGGAGAAGGCTGCTATTTGTATTCAAAGAATATGGCGAGGCTATCATACGAGGAATCTTAATAGAAAAGCCActagtatattaaaaacgaTCGACATGATGAGAACGAATAAATACattca aaaactGTCGACAGACATGGAAGCCACGAGAACCGCTCTCGAAAGTGAACATAAATTACAGTTATTGCAGATGCAGGCAATCAATGCACTGTGGAAAAAAGTAGTCAGTCTGCAACCAGGCGGCAATCGAGAAAACACCTTCAGCGATACGGACAATACTTTGCAGCCGAACGCGGATGTAGTCAGTAATCTTGCGCAAACGTGTAATCTGCTCCATACTCAG GTCCAACAGCTGCAAGATTCGATGACCGAGATAAAGCGTTGCATGTCAGGTATGAAGCCGAAGCCTGCTCTCGTCGACAACGGCGTCGCCACTCAAACGGAGATATCTGCCGTGCATACACCGGCGGGCGAGGAAAATACATTCCCTTATGGACGTGCTAGTAGGCCGCAAAGTTTGCCGATACATCAAACGATACACGAAGGAAACGAGAATAAGAGTTTTGCATCGAATTTAGTGGACAGCGTACTGAAGAAGGTGTCACAATCCACCGACACGACGGATGACGAAGTCAATACAGATATCTTGAATTCAAATGAAAATCCCGAAATGTTAAACTCGAACGAGAATCCTGAAGTGTTTAAGCATTGTGAGATAATTGAATCTGATTTAAAGCAGGCGGTTGAAAACGAGACAACGAAAGACTACAAAAATATGATCGAGAAAGCGACAATGGACAGCGACGTATGCGAAGAAGCGTTGTGTAAGGAGTTGCACAATTTGATCGAAACAGAAAATGGAGCGGATGCTTATAAGAACTGCATAAATAGCGCGGTTAACGGAGACGACAAGGAAATCTGCTAG
- the LOC105829458 gene encoding uncharacterized protein LOC105829458 isoform X3, with the protein MASTESLVCDTLDLSGQGLKKLSRCPSDADINTLIIDDNELQRLDNLDSYHKITKLSIIRNQLLRMYGVSKLHNLVTLNLANNGILTIEGIKDMINLQTLCLAGNNIKSIEHLHTNTKLEHLDLSENSISHISDISYLRNLKELFLHNNRIITLRQCERYLPTSLETLTLANNNITDLNEMSHLANLKNVVNFSIANNPCVTMTGNSIGFDYRPFVINWCMSLKSIDGYAVDPLESLKAEWLYSQGRGRQFRVGEHALLAQYLASVCPLSGESLENETDRKLRLILSKAQHHQQQLNQQSDTGSLSSVTMSPSPAARRRLSHNRTNSPRRPMPMLTYYEDKYLQSQKFYEAKYCVCHIPCKASSRNSMKMKSPDRMVSSCHTDAMVSSCHGLLSGDHETLMTQSLDPNMLSGTLSNKTSNNSLQDMEETVSSPLQAATKLLPVPESLMSPDFRPPSGLSRILLKTPTSSKLSSPCQITIPSKPSMDGDGKTIPIINTANPMIKTNLSGVKANALVKSSSATNCSVMKPAIAKPIMPHANSKSPHSVKINNYVQSRTLPVKKSTKSPNLARNIQRPKSASEKLKSNLNKDEKDGDAGIQSSDEDSEVCQAKLDSIRNRAIQRRQEDSNKDQDQTEKAAICIQRIWRGYHTRNLNRKATSILKTIDMMRTNKYIQKLSTDMEATRTALESEHKLQLLQMQAINALWKKVVSLQPGGNRENTFSDTDNTLQPNADVVSNLAQTCNLLHTQVQQLQDSMTEIKRCMSGMKPKPALVDNGVATQTEISAVHTPAGEENTFPYGRASRPQSLPIHQTIHEGNENKSFASNLVDSVLKKVSQSTDTTDDEVNTDILNSNENPEMLNSNENPEVFKHCEIIESDLKQAVENETTKDYKNMIEKATMDSDVCEEALCKELHNLIETENGADAYKNCINSAVNGDDKEIC; encoded by the exons ATGGCTTCGACGG aATCTCTGGTGTGCGACACGCTCGACCTGAGCGGCCAGGGGCTCAAGAAGCTCAGCCGGTGTCCTTCAGATGCTGATATTAACACGTTGATCATAGACGACAATGAGTTGCAACGGCTTGATAATCTGGATTCCTATCACAAAATTACAAAG CTTTCGATAATCAGAAACCAACTCCTACGGATGTATGGCGTGTCAAAGTTGCATAATCTCGTTACCCTCAATTTGGCAAACAATGGTATACTCACGATAGAAGGTATCAAGGACATGATCAATTTGCAGACTCTCTGTTTAGCTGGTAACAATATCAAG tcTATTGAACATCTACACACAAATACCAAATTGGAACACCTAGATTTGTCTGAAAATAGTATCAGCCATATCTCAGATATATCTTATCTGAGAAATTTAAAG gAACTTTTTTTGCATAACAATCGCATAATAACACTGCGCCAGTGTGAGCGTTATCTACCTACATCCTTGGAAACGTTAACATTAgcaaataacaatattactgATTTGAATGAAATGTCACACCTAGCTAATCTGAAAAATGTAGTGAATTTCTCGATTGCTAACAATCCATGTGTCACTATGACAGGTAACAGTAT TGGATTTGACTATCGGccttttgttattaattggTGTATGAGCTTAAAGTCAATCGATGGTTATGCGGTCGATCCTCTTGAAAG CTTGAAAGCAGAGTGGCTATATTCTCAGGGACGAGGTAGACAATTCCGCGTTGGTGAGCATGCCTTACTCGCTCAATATCTTGCGTCCGTCTGCCCGCTCTCAGGCGAGTCCCTAGAGAACGAGACGGACCGGAAACTTAGACTTATATTGAGCAAAGCTCAACATCACCAACAACAATTGAATCAGCAGAGCGATACTGGAAGCTTGAGTAGCGTCACAATGAGTCCTTCCCCAGCCGCTAGACGTAGACTTAGCCATAACAGGACAAATTCTCCCAGACGACCTA TGCCAATGTTGACATACTATGAAGATAAATACTTACAATCACAGAAATTTTATGAAGCAAAATACTGTGTCTGCCATATTCCTTGCAAAG CTTCTTCAAGAAATTCCATGAAAATGAAATCACCAGATCGAATGGTATCTAGCTGTCATACTGATGCTATGGTTTCTTCATGTCATGGTTTATTGAGCGGCGATCACGAGACTCTGATGACTCAAAGCTTAGATCCTAATATGCTCTCTGGTACATTAAGCAACAAGACGTCCAACAATAGTTTACAGGACATGGAGG AGACAGTTTCGAGTCCTCTGCAAGCAGCTACAAAATTACTACCAGTACCAGAATCTCTGATGAGTCCAGATTTCCGTCCACCGTCTGGTCTTTCGCGGATTTTACTGAAAACGCCCACGTCAAGTAAATTAAGCTCTCCCTGTCAAATCACAATACCTAGTAAGCCATCCATGGACGGCGACGGAAAGACGATTCCAATCATAAACACTGCAAATCCAAtgataaaaacaaatctaAGTGGTGTAAAAGCGAACGCGCTCGTAAAAAGTAGCTCCGCGACAAATTGCAGTGTCATGAAACCGGCTATAGCGAAACCGATCATGCCACATGCTAACAGTAAGAGTCCGCACAGTGTGAAGATTAACAATTACGTTCAGAGCAGGACCTTGCCCGTGAAAAAAAGCACGAAAAGTCCCAATTTAGCTAGGAACATACAGCGACCAAAAAGTGCAAGTGAAAAACTCAAGAGCAATTTGAATAAGGATGAGAAAGATGGTGACGCTGGAATTCAGAGCAGTGACGAAGACAGTGAGGTGTGTCAAGCGAAATTGGATAGCATTCGAAATAGAGCTATTCAGAGAAGACAAGAAGATAGTAACAAAG atcaaGATCAAACGGAGAAGGCTGCTATTTGTATTCAAAGAATATGGCGAGGCTATCATACGAGGAATCTTAATAGAAAAGCCActagtatattaaaaacgaTCGACATGATGAGAACGAATAAATACattca aaaactGTCGACAGACATGGAAGCCACGAGAACCGCTCTCGAAAGTGAACATAAATTACAGTTATTGCAGATGCAGGCAATCAATGCACTGTGGAAAAAAGTAGTCAGTCTGCAACCAGGCGGCAATCGAGAAAACACCTTCAGCGATACGGACAATACTTTGCAGCCGAACGCGGATGTAGTCAGTAATCTTGCGCAAACGTGTAATCTGCTCCATACTCAG GTCCAACAGCTGCAAGATTCGATGACCGAGATAAAGCGTTGCATGTCAGGTATGAAGCCGAAGCCTGCTCTCGTCGACAACGGCGTCGCCACTCAAACGGAGATATCTGCCGTGCATACACCGGCGGGCGAGGAAAATACATTCCCTTATGGACGTGCTAGTAGGCCGCAAAGTTTGCCGATACATCAAACGATACACGAAGGAAACGAGAATAAGAGTTTTGCATCGAATTTAGTGGACAGCGTACTGAAGAAGGTGTCACAATCCACCGACACGACGGATGACGAAGTCAATACAGATATCTTGAATTCAAATGAAAATCCCGAAATGTTAAACTCGAACGAGAATCCTGAAGTGTTTAAGCATTGTGAGATAATTGAATCTGATTTAAAGCAGGCGGTTGAAAACGAGACAACGAAAGACTACAAAAATATGATCGAGAAAGCGACAATGGACAGCGACGTATGCGAAGAAGCGTTGTGTAAGGAGTTGCACAATTTGATCGAAACAGAAAATGGAGCGGATGCTTATAAGAACTGCATAAATAGCGCGGTTAACGGAGACGACAAGGAAATCTGCTAG